GTGCGGAAAAGGTTACGTCAATGAAGACTCCGAACCGGTTAAGCCGGTCATTCTGGCGGAAGCCCCTCCAAGCGCCGACGAAAAAGGTCTCTATATTTCCATACTAGAACGATTTTTTGCACCTTACAGGCCGACTGACCCGGCATCGAAAATGCGTTACCAGGTTATCCATCTTTTCCGTTCCTGCCATGTCCGAATGCTCATTATCGACGAATTCCATTCACTGCTGACCGGCTCGCCGATCAAGCAGCGTGAGGTAATGAACGCGATAAAGCTCCTGTGTAACGAGTTGGCAATCCCCATCGTAGGTGTAGGAACACGGGAGGCGGTCCGCGTCCTTCACACCGATCCCCAGCACGCAAGCCGGTTCGACGTGATAAGCCTCCCCTTGTGGGAAGCAAACAAAGAATTTCAGCGTCTGATGACCGGTTTTATAAATATTTTACCCTTAAAAAAGCCGTCGCAAATCAATCGGCCTGAACTTGCCATGCTCCTGCACACCATTTCCGACGGCAACATCGGTAACGTGCATCGGTTGCTCATCGAATGCGCAACGGAGGCCATCAAGTCCGGAAAGGAAGAGATCGATAAGACCATCATTGAGGGCAAGTCATGGCTACGTCCTACTCGTGGCATCCGGGAACTGATCGGGTAACTGAACCCGGCATTATTCCCATTCCCTTGCTGCCGGACGAGATAATGTCGTCTTGGCTTACAAGAGCTGCTCTCTTCCAGGGATGCGATCCTTTAGTGCTTACCGGAGTACTTTGGCCGAAATGGAGGGCATGGACAAGAGACATCGACAGAGGTCTTGACCATGAACGACTTATCGAACTCTCAAGCGTTTCCGGAATAGATCCGAAAATACTTCGTGCCGCATGTCTCCGCTCCATCCTCTCAGCCGTGATTTCCGGATCCCCCGATGATCTGGCCACCTGGCCATGGATACTTGCTCTGGGTACCCGTAACCGGAAACGTCTCGGCGGTCTCCAGTACTGCCCGATATGCCTTGCTGAAGACGCGAAACCTTATTTTCGCATACAATGGCGTTTGGCATGGCATACTTGCTGCGATTTTCATCCGACCCGACTCTTGGACAAATGCAACCGGTGCGGCGCACCGATAACACCACACTGCCTGTCGGCAACTGACAGTGATATTGTAATCTGCGCGGCATGCAAATGCGACCTACGAAATACAACAGCATCGAGCCTCTCAAAAGATGCGCTTCAGTTTCAACGGGCAGCCGACCGTACAGTCAAATATCGTCAGGGACAATACGGCACAATGAATCTTTCTTCCGTAGAATGGTTCACTCTTTCCCGTCATTTTATGATGATTTTGCGTAAAGCATCATCCGGCAAATCGGAAAAACTTCTTGCCATGCTGAATATGCTTGGCGTAGGTATAGAAACATTGAAACCGACTCTTACAGGCTTGGCATTTGAGATGCTTCCTGTAAGCGAGCGGTCCATGCTCCTTGAAAGCGTATGGCAGATAATCCAGGCGGAAGCAGATCGTTATCTGGATGCAGTTTCATGCTCCTTTCTAGCGAAATCATCATTGGGCAACGGACGTCATCCTGTACCTTCATGTATTGAAAGAATATGCCATGCTGGCCTCAACCCGGGCGTTCACCACAGAAGGAAGAAGAGAGTTGTCATCCGAAAAAACCGTTCAAAACAGGCAGTACTTCGCATGTGGGCGCGTCTGCAACGGAAAACACAAGTATCGACAAAATGAACAATATGGTTGTACTCACAAACTGCGACGAATGCGGCCGCAAAATGAAAAAGGCCCAACGCGTTTATAAGAAACTCCGCTACTGTGCCACATGCTACGCCCGCGTCTTCAAGCGAAGGTTATGTCCCAAATGTAGAAATTACGCACGATTGCCTAAAAACGACCCAAAGGCCGTCTGTAAAAAATGTGAAAACGACAAGCCATGCATACGTTGCGGAAAAACAGAATACAAGACGGGGAAAATCACACCCTATGGACCAGCTTGCAACAGTTGTGCTCCGCATTTTAATGAACTCACACCCTGCCCTTCCTGCGGCAAGTTGGTCAATCGTCTGACACGAGTTAAAAGAATAAACATCGAAATCCCTGTTTGCCTCAAGTGTGCAAGCCAGGATTACGGAACATGTCCGGCATGCCGACGCTACCGGCTGCTTCATGAAACACCGGACGGAAAACACATTTGCAAAAAATGTTTAGAAGAAGGCGAAATACCCTGCCCTTCCTGTGAAAACCCTATGCCTGCCGGAAGGGGAAACATATGTAACGAGTGTTATTGGCAGAATACTCTTAGAAAACGCATTAAAATGGACATGGCAGGGTTTGCTGTTCCTGTAATGGCAAAAGCCTTTAATGAATTCGGCGAATGGCTCCTAAAAGAGGTAGGAAGCCAGAAAGCTGCTCTTACTATTCATCGTTACTTGCCATTTTTCATGGAAATCGAAAAACGGTGGAAAAGCATTCCTGCATATTCCGACTTGCTTGCTGTGTTCGGTGCAGAAGGTTTGCGTCGTGTCAAATTACCCATGCGCTGGTTCAAGGAGGCTTACTGTATCCTGCCAGATGCCGTTGCAAAAGGGGAAGATTCCGACAAACGACGTATCGATGCGATTATGGCTTCCATCCCGGGAAATACTCTGGCAGCATGCGCACTGGGTAATTATAGGAGCATTTTGATCAATAGAATAAAATCAAAAAAGACAAAGCTTCGTTCTGTCAGACTTGCTCTAAGACCTGCTGCTTCCTTACTGATTGCAACAGATGATACTGGGGCAAAACTCCCGACCCAAAAGGCCTTTGACCAGTACCTTCGGAAATCACCAGGGCAGAAAGCTGCTGTGACCGGCTTTATCAACCATTTAAATAGATCATACGGCCTCAGCCTTGTAATAAAAATCGAGAAAAAGCAGGTCGCCAAAATGCAACAGAAAAGACTTGAGAAAGAATTGATCGAATTGTTGCGTGAGGTGAACGACAGCGATGAGTTTCGACGCAAATGGCTTTCAGTCGCATTAACATATTTTCATCAATTGCCAAGGAATGCGGGGGCTAAGCTTAAAGATGACCATATATCTATTCAGGAAAATGGGGGCTTTGTCGTTGTTTGGAAAGATCAACAATATTTTATTCCTCATTGGGATAAACCATAATATTTGAAAGATGACGCGATTGATCAATTTTAGTAAAGATCAAACTATCCCCCAAGAAAAAGCTGGAAAGTAAGGTACTAAATGAATATACAATAGAATAGCATATAGGGGAAGAAATGCTGATCGATGATTTGAGGGAATTAAATATCCATTTAGGACCTGATAAAATTCGGGACGCAGTCGTTTTCAGGATTAATGAGCGACTGGAAGAATTTGCGGCGGCACATCTTCGCCCAACGATAAAAGAGGCGTTGCCATCGTTGTTGCCCTATCGAAACATGGTTATACATTTTAACGACTCTCTGGAGTGGTATTTATCCACGGATATTAATAATAGTTTAACACTAGCAAACTGCTTTTTTAGGACTGACACTCTCCTAGACTTACGATTTGGTGATCAGCCACATTTGGCTGTTTTTGTTAATGTTGAAAGGATAACTCGCAATTTTACTGGTGGCAACATCTTTTACCCGAATCAAAAACAGCTTGAATATGACAATAGTGGTAGGAGATCAGAAAACACACTGCTATCTGAAAAAAGCGATAATGAAGTTATGAACCATATAATGCACAGCTATGCTTATCTCCATGCCTTTTTAAACATTTTATCCTGCAAAAATATTATGACCGAGTTGGAAACGCCGAATAAAAAAATTCAACAGAAACGCGCTACCAAAGGCAAACTGCCTTTGGTTTCCTTTTACACTTTAAAAATTATAAATGTTGGTCACGGCAAAGACTCCACTGACAGCAAGAAGGATCTTTGGTCCAACCGAATTCATTTTTGCCGGGGCCACATGCGGGAATATAGCGTGAAAGCGCCTTTATTCGGCCGCCTTATTGGCCGCTTCTGGATTCCGCCACATGTCCGCGGTGATAAAAATAAAGGCATTATTAATAAAGATTACGAGGTCGATTCAAGAGGCTAGAGATTATCCCATAGCCCATAATGTGAAGATTGCATAGTTGTTAATAGCCGAAGATAAAGAAGCACTATAAGACATCCGTACCAAGAAAACCACATTATGCTATATCTTTACTCTCCTCAGTCTGAGGGCGTTTCCGACCACGGAAACTGAGGAAAGGCTCATAGCCGCCGCAGCAATGATCGGGCTGAGAAGAATGCCAAAGTTGGGATAAAGTATACCCGCCGCGATAGGTACGCCGATGGCATTGTAAATAAAGGCAAAGAACAGGTTTTGCTTGATATTGGCTATTGTGGCGCTGCTCAAACGTCTTGCGCGGACGATGCCGGTGAGGTCTCCCTTCACCAGGGTAACGCCGGCACTTTCCATGGCGACATCAGTGCCCGTTCCCATTGCTATACCCACTTGTGCCTGAGCCAAAGCGGGTGCATCATTGATCCCGTCACCGGCCATGGCGACAACACGCCCGCTTTGTTGAAACTTTTTAATCGCCATTGCCTTTTGATCCGGCAGAACCTCGGCGACCACTTCGTCCAGATTAAGCTTTTTTGCAACGGCCTGGGCCGTTATCTTATTATCACCGGTCAACATCACAATCCGGATGCCTTCGGCGTGCAGTTGTTTGATTGCCTCAGGTGTGGTCTCTTTGATCGGATCGGCAACCGAGAGCATTCCGGCAATCTTTCCTGCAATCCCCACAAACATGACTGTCTGCCCTTCGGACCACATACCTTGGGCCTGCTGAGCCAGGGAGCCGGCATCAATCTTAAACTCTTCCAACAATGCGCTGTTGCCGAGTAAGATGGGCTGGCCATCAATTTCGCCGGAAACACCCTTGCCGGTATGGGAGACAAAATTATTCGTATTGGTCAGGTTGATCCCTTGATGGATAGCCCCGTCGACAATGGCTGCCGCCAATGGGTGTTCGCTGCTCTTCTCAAGCGAAGCCGCCAGCAACAACACTCTGTCTTTATCCATACCCGGAACCACGACAACCTGCATGAGTTTCGGCTTGCCCTCGGTCAACGTTCCGGTTTTGTCAACTACAAGCGTCGTCACTTTCCTCAAAGTCTCAATCGCCTCGGCATTCTTAAACAAGACCCCCATCGTTGCTCCTTTCCCGGTTGCGACCATAATCGACATCGGCGTTGCCAGACCCAATGCACAGGGACAGGCAATGATCAGCACGGAGACAGCGGTAATCAGTGCAAAGGCTAATCGGGGCTCGGGACCGAAAAAGTACCAGATGACAAAAGCAATCAGTGCGACAGCGATCACAACCGGCACAAAATATCCGGCCACAACATCGG
The genomic region above belongs to Deltaproteobacteria bacterium HGW-Deltaproteobacteria-6 and contains:
- a CDS encoding transposase encodes the protein MNTYEHIYPDFRHIMGLPDQERIRFMDQPRWITYTVAQQVMDTLQELLRKPERPRMPNLLIVGDPNNGKTTIVRRFRDLCGKGYVNEDSEPVKPVILAEAPPSADEKGLYISILERFFAPYRPTDPASKMRYQVIHLFRSCHVRMLIIDEFHSLLTGSPIKQREVMNAIKLLCNELAIPIVGVGTREAVRVLHTDPQHASRFDVISLPLWEANKEFQRLMTGFINILPLKKPSQINRPELAMLLHTISDGNIGNVHRLLIECATEAIKSGKEEIDKTIIEGKSWLRPTRGIRELIG